Proteins from a single region of Sphaerochaeta globosa str. Buddy:
- a CDS encoding IS1/IS1595 family N-terminal zinc-binding domain-containing protein, with protein MKPDQHSTSRRSTPWDEQGDITPSQAFIKQHHERHYHERHHALAETNEAEFLNSKIPFGCRLCGSSDIKKAGLSANGVQMYRCNACYRKFTVLTETVFDGHKIPISEWIEYLYNLFSYVSLRADSWNNKNAITTSRFWLEKVFLLVQEYQEGIVLEGEVTLDETFYSVRTSDLVMQEGKKLRGISRNQICIGVACDSHHVFCTLEGYGKPTQRKAYESFKDHIRPGSVLIHDKEGSHRKLVEGLGLQSRAYQSAELKKLQDKENPMERVNRIHFYLKRFFLAHSSFDRDSIEGFINLFSFVMNPPKEKLEKVDILINLGIECSRNISYRELFLKKKANSEGF; from the coding sequence ATGAAACCAGATCAGCACAGCACATCCCGGCGTTCCACGCCCTGGGATGAACAAGGAGACATCACTCCTTCCCAGGCTTTCATCAAGCAGCATCATGAGCGTCATTACCATGAGCGGCACCATGCCTTAGCCGAAACAAATGAAGCCGAGTTCCTCAACAGCAAGATTCCTTTTGGTTGCAGGCTGTGCGGATCCAGTGACATTAAGAAGGCCGGACTGTCGGCAAATGGTGTGCAGATGTACCGATGCAATGCCTGCTACAGGAAATTCACCGTGCTTACTGAAACGGTCTTCGACGGGCACAAGATACCAATCAGCGAATGGATAGAGTATCTGTACAACTTGTTTTCCTATGTAAGCCTGCGTGCGGACTCATGGAACAACAAGAACGCCATAACCACGTCCCGATTCTGGCTTGAGAAGGTATTCCTCCTTGTCCAGGAATACCAGGAGGGCATCGTCCTCGAGGGTGAGGTGACCCTTGATGAGACCTTCTATTCCGTACGCACCTCGGATCTGGTCATGCAGGAAGGAAAGAAGCTGAGAGGCATATCGAGAAACCAGATCTGCATCGGCGTCGCCTGCGACTCCCATCATGTTTTCTGCACATTGGAGGGATACGGAAAGCCAACCCAGAGAAAGGCGTACGAATCCTTCAAGGATCACATCAGGCCTGGTTCGGTGCTCATCCATGACAAGGAAGGCTCCCACAGAAAGCTTGTTGAGGGACTTGGCCTTCAAAGCAGGGCCTACCAGTCGGCAGAGCTTAAGAAGCTCCAAGACAAGGAAAACCCGATGGAACGCGTCAACAGAATCCATTTCTATCTGAAGAGGTTCTTTCTTGCCCATTCCAGCTTCGACAGGGACTCGATTGAAGGCTTCATCAACCTCTTCTCATTCGTGATGAATCCTCCTAAGGAAAAGCTTGAAAAAGTGGATATTTTGATCAATTTGGGAATTGAGTGCTCCCGAAACATCTCATATCGGGAGCTGTTTCTCAAGAAGAAAGCGAATTCTGAAGGTTTCTAG
- a CDS encoding ABC transporter permease — MREPNWMQKGLNRFGFWGFVILSAFGLAIFFLVYPLVGMLSRSFLANDTGKLSLVNYVDFFRLPYYFNTLKHSFAVSITTTIFAILLGVPMGYVVARFNIPGKKILNAMVIISLLSPPFIGAYSWIMLLGRNGFITNLVRHIGIEIPTIYGFRGLILVFTLKLFPFIYMYVQGALQTFDSSLEEAAENLGVHGLKKLLTVTFPLIMPTITAGAVVVFMTSLADLGTPMLIGEGYKVLPVLVYEEYMSEIGGNATMASTLSVIIKNPYLHTGADQ, encoded by the coding sequence ATGAGAGAGCCTAACTGGATGCAGAAAGGTCTGAATAGATTCGGCTTCTGGGGCTTTGTCATTCTTTCAGCCTTTGGCTTGGCAATTTTCTTCTTGGTCTACCCTCTGGTCGGAATGCTCTCTCGCAGTTTCCTCGCCAACGATACAGGAAAGCTGTCACTGGTGAATTATGTCGACTTCTTCCGCCTTCCCTATTATTTCAACACTTTAAAACACAGCTTTGCTGTTTCCATTACCACTACAATCTTTGCGATACTACTGGGAGTCCCAATGGGATATGTAGTTGCCCGCTTCAATATCCCAGGCAAAAAGATTCTCAATGCCATGGTTATCATAAGCCTGCTTTCACCTCCTTTCATTGGAGCCTACTCGTGGATTATGTTGCTGGGTCGAAATGGTTTTATCACAAACCTAGTACGGCATATTGGTATTGAGATTCCTACCATCTATGGGTTTCGCGGTCTGATTCTTGTTTTTACCCTTAAGTTGTTTCCCTTTATTTATATGTATGTCCAAGGGGCGCTACAGACGTTCGACAGCTCTCTCGAGGAAGCAGCTGAGAACTTAGGTGTTCACGGACTGAAGAAGCTTCTGACGGTTACGTTTCCCTTAATCATGCCCACAATCACAGCCGGAGCGGTAGTAGTATTTATGACAAGTCTGGCAGATTTAGGGACTCCGATGCTCATCGGAGAGGGTTATAAGGTTCTTCCTGTTCTTGTTTATGAGGAATATATGAGTGAAATCGGCGGCAATGCAACTATGGCGAGCACGCTGAGCGTAATTATTAAAAATCCGTATTTGCACACGGGAGCTGACCAGTGA
- a CDS encoding ABC transporter ATP-binding protein translates to MSQPLFIEEVTKRYGDFTAIDRVSIAIKKGEFFTLLGPSGCGKTTLLRMIAGFNSIEAGTIRFGETVINSIPAYKRNAGMVFQNYAIFPHLSVFDNVAYGLKARGYTKENIEKDVEEVLGLVKMSEYKDRQPSQLSGGQQQRIALARAIVIKPDVLLMDEPLSNLDAKLRIEMRSVIKKIQQNLNITTVYVTHDQEEALAMSDRIAVMNLGTVQQIDKPLEIYTRPQNTFVSNFIGISSFIPCTVVGNAVSLLGHTFAIKLKKQHTGEAILAVRPEEASLSITDNGGIPGRIQFATFLGDFINYEVELGGERVIQVNEYLKEGLAIKQAGDVVYVSFDHKSVNLFTSDGKESLV, encoded by the coding sequence ATGAGCCAGCCATTATTCATTGAAGAAGTCACCAAACGCTATGGGGACTTTACTGCCATAGACAGAGTCAGCATCGCTATTAAAAAAGGCGAGTTCTTTACCCTGCTCGGACCATCGGGTTGCGGCAAGACGACGTTGCTCAGGATGATTGCAGGTTTTAATAGCATAGAGGCTGGTACAATACGTTTTGGGGAAACGGTAATCAACTCGATTCCCGCATACAAACGAAATGCAGGCATGGTGTTCCAGAACTATGCCATTTTCCCCCATCTCTCGGTCTTTGACAACGTAGCGTACGGTCTGAAAGCCCGCGGCTACACAAAAGAGAATATCGAGAAGGACGTAGAAGAGGTCTTGGGTTTGGTGAAAATGAGCGAGTACAAGGATCGTCAGCCCTCACAGCTCTCCGGAGGGCAACAGCAGCGCATCGCTCTTGCTCGTGCCATTGTGATAAAGCCTGACGTATTGTTGATGGACGAGCCGCTCTCCAACCTTGATGCCAAATTGCGCATTGAGATGCGCTCGGTCATCAAGAAAATTCAGCAGAATCTGAATATCACCACCGTTTATGTTACTCACGATCAGGAAGAAGCCTTGGCGATGAGTGACCGCATCGCTGTCATGAACTTAGGTACCGTTCAACAAATCGACAAACCCTTGGAAATCTACACCCGTCCACAGAATACCTTTGTCTCCAACTTCATCGGCATCTCTAGCTTCATTCCGTGTACAGTAGTCGGAAACGCTGTCTCACTGCTTGGGCATACCTTCGCGATAAAGCTTAAGAAACAGCACACAGGAGAGGCAATATTGGCTGTTCGCCCCGAAGAGGCGAGTCTGTCGATTACCGACAACGGCGGCATCCCTGGTAGAATACAATTTGCCACCTTCCTAGGTGATTTCATCAACTACGAAGTCGAATTGGGTGGTGAGCGTGTAATCCAAGTCAACGAATACTTGAAGGAGGGTTTGGCCATCAAGCAAGCAGGAGACGTGGTGTATGTCTCCTTTGACCACAAGAGTGTGAACCTCTTCACTTCCGATGGAAAGGAGAGTCTGGTATGA
- a CDS encoding ABC transporter substrate-binding protein produces the protein MKKALVLLAAILLISTISLFSAAQPEAKPVSNELTLYYSHAADWTDPIIKEFQDRTGIKVNLVGAGTGELVSRIRAEKDNPLSDVLWGGGSDSYQVIVELLEPYSHAHMDKVLPVTRDPGNRWHGTTIDPMVIIYNPKLVAEADAPKGWADLLNPKFKGRIAHADPARSGSSFMALIIQLLSMGGDNEVGWTYMKNFVTNLDGKLLGSSSGTFKGVADGEYAVGITYEEAALKYERAGANLKVVYPVEGSSKVPSPIAIVKGAKNLENAQKFVDFILSKDVQVLMGNLNRRTVRTDIELPSIMIPNDKLGDIPYDTVWVGQNKDRIMNQWKNLIVGR, from the coding sequence ATGAAGAAAGCATTGGTGTTACTCGCCGCAATTCTGCTGATCTCAACGATCAGCCTCTTCTCTGCAGCACAGCCTGAGGCAAAGCCTGTTTCGAATGAGCTGACTCTCTACTATTCCCACGCAGCTGACTGGACAGACCCCATTATCAAGGAATTCCAGGACAGAACTGGCATAAAAGTCAATCTTGTTGGTGCTGGAACTGGTGAACTGGTTTCCAGAATCCGTGCTGAGAAAGACAACCCACTCTCTGACGTACTTTGGGGTGGTGGTTCTGACTCCTATCAAGTTATTGTTGAACTCCTCGAGCCATATTCCCATGCGCACATGGACAAGGTTCTGCCCGTTACCCGAGACCCGGGTAATCGCTGGCATGGTACTACCATCGACCCGATGGTAATAATCTATAATCCAAAGCTGGTGGCTGAAGCCGATGCTCCCAAGGGTTGGGCTGACCTACTTAATCCCAAATTCAAAGGAAGAATTGCTCATGCCGATCCGGCCCGTTCAGGCTCTTCCTTCATGGCTCTTATCATCCAGTTGCTCTCTATGGGAGGAGACAATGAAGTTGGTTGGACCTACATGAAAAACTTTGTTACCAACCTTGACGGTAAGTTGCTCGGTTCTTCATCGGGCACTTTCAAAGGCGTTGCTGACGGTGAATATGCTGTGGGAATCACCTATGAGGAAGCCGCTCTCAAGTATGAGAGAGCTGGTGCAAACCTTAAAGTTGTCTATCCCGTAGAAGGCTCTTCCAAGGTTCCCAGTCCTATTGCTATCGTAAAGGGTGCAAAGAACCTAGAGAACGCCCAAAAGTTTGTTGACTTCATCCTTAGTAAGGATGTCCAGGTTCTAATGGGAAATCTCAATCGTCGTACTGTACGTACCGACATCGAGTTGCCCTCCATCATGATTCCAAACGACAAACTCGGCGATATTCCTTACGACACGGTTTGGGTCGGCCAGAACAAGGACCGCATCATGAACCAGTGGAAGAATTTGATTGTAGGTCGCTAA
- a CDS encoding DUF3147 family protein: MFYYLVKLTLSASLIVAVSEIAKRSSFVGALIASLPLTSLLALIWMYLEKTETQAIADLSRSIFWLVLPSLAFFLLFPALLSKGLHFWASLGISVSATIVLYGALVWVLRLFHVTL, translated from the coding sequence GTGTTCTACTACCTTGTCAAACTAACCCTCTCTGCATCCCTGATCGTTGCTGTCAGTGAGATTGCCAAACGAAGTTCTTTCGTTGGGGCACTCATCGCTTCGTTGCCGCTTACATCCTTGCTTGCCTTGATTTGGATGTACCTGGAAAAGACGGAAACACAGGCGATTGCCGATCTTTCCCGTTCGATTTTCTGGCTCGTACTGCCTTCTCTGGCATTCTTTTTGCTCTTCCCTGCCCTGCTTTCCAAAGGTCTGCATTTCTGGGCGAGCCTGGGCATATCGGTTTCAGCAACCATAGTCCTGTACGGCGCTCTTGTGTGGGTGTTGCGCTTGTTTCATGTAACGTTGTAG
- a CDS encoding EAL domain-containing protein, with translation MLSTSLFAMLFITVCIVSLVSGILVVQNDRKSAVHQAFFALVVSLILWTLGLTMSTIASSESIAQWGYRISAFGWGNLYAILLLFILRLTNRPYRNYYLLFIPTVLMILVFGLPLGLYTYDLKFTRFGYALSTVDTFWDYIFYAYYIGYTIASVYLLFSWKTTREQKQRKQILYSLVIAFLVGSVTDVLLPALGFELPQLGPIILVVPIVLFSQALRSRNPVVVGLDSNSRYTITFIGVALYVLLSVVQVRLAVDASLLGLFNLQESTFRGIITQMQMFISIYLVLRAKRTGVIAALLVNGANLVSSLLFLLRTNSAAPIPGIISYIGVLLLVYLIMEYEQRSEWYISHMDSQRVELEQSQEKLYTMAFYDSLTNLPNRDYFIEQVDLAIAQSSKNGQLIGLLFLDFDSFKSINDTAGHATGDLVLKKIAHVLASVLDKDDVIARFGGDEFLMQIKRRKETDILQVTRQIMKALKHPIVIETEEYFLPASIGVSMYPTDGNDAETLIMNADIAMYSAKAKGKNQVVYCDEEMKEQTTKRLRLTNSLYRALDKGELYVMYQPQVDTKTRKVCGFEALVRWNNPEYGLIPPLSFIPLAEQTGLIRPIGLFVLEEACNQLVSFTSQFTERLTMSVNLSLIQLKDSRIVEKIQEILVRTDVDVSCVQIEITESANFLDEPILLQRLIELKELGLSIAIDDFGTGHSSFSRLKTYPIDQLKIDIEFVRGISTGSEKDMALIKSIIQIAKNLGIEALAEGVETEEQLQYLSEHDCDKLQGYYFSKPLEVEAIIQKNMLTPRN, from the coding sequence TTGCTCAGTACATCGTTGTTTGCCATGCTTTTCATCACCGTATGTATTGTCTCCCTGGTAAGCGGAATTCTGGTTGTACAGAATGACCGAAAATCAGCTGTTCACCAAGCGTTCTTTGCTTTGGTAGTCTCGCTCATTCTCTGGACGCTTGGATTAACCATGTCCACCATCGCTTCCTCGGAGTCTATTGCACAATGGGGGTATCGCATCTCCGCCTTTGGATGGGGAAACCTCTATGCAATTCTTCTTCTGTTTATTCTTCGCCTCACAAACAGGCCCTATCGCAACTATTACCTGCTGTTTATCCCCACCGTATTGATGATACTGGTCTTCGGACTTCCCCTAGGCCTCTATACCTACGACTTGAAATTCACCCGCTTTGGGTATGCTCTTTCTACTGTCGATACCTTCTGGGATTACATCTTCTATGCCTACTATATTGGGTACACGATTGCGAGTGTCTATCTCCTGTTCAGCTGGAAAACAACGCGGGAACAGAAACAGAGAAAACAGATTTTATACTCGCTGGTCATTGCCTTTCTTGTCGGTTCAGTAACCGACGTGCTTCTGCCTGCACTCGGTTTTGAATTGCCTCAACTTGGACCGATCATTCTTGTCGTGCCTATAGTTCTCTTTTCCCAAGCGTTGCGAAGCAGAAACCCCGTGGTTGTAGGATTGGACTCCAATTCTCGTTATACCATCACCTTTATCGGAGTAGCCCTGTATGTACTCTTATCAGTAGTACAGGTCCGGTTGGCAGTAGATGCAAGCCTGCTTGGCTTGTTCAACCTCCAAGAGTCGACCTTTAGGGGTATCATCACCCAGATGCAGATGTTTATATCCATCTATCTCGTCCTACGCGCAAAGAGAACCGGCGTTATTGCGGCGCTTCTGGTAAACGGTGCAAATCTTGTTTCCTCCTTGCTATTTCTCCTGAGAACAAACTCCGCGGCTCCCATTCCAGGCATTATCTCCTATATCGGAGTGTTGTTGCTCGTCTATCTCATCATGGAATATGAGCAACGCTCTGAATGGTACATCTCCCACATGGACTCCCAACGTGTTGAACTTGAGCAATCACAGGAAAAGCTCTATACCATGGCTTTTTATGACTCACTTACCAATCTCCCCAATCGAGACTATTTCATTGAGCAAGTTGATCTGGCGATTGCTCAGTCATCAAAAAATGGGCAGTTGATCGGACTTCTCTTTCTCGATTTTGATTCCTTCAAATCCATCAACGACACCGCCGGGCATGCCACCGGTGATTTGGTACTGAAGAAAATTGCCCATGTGCTTGCATCAGTCTTGGACAAGGATGATGTGATAGCCCGATTTGGCGGCGATGAATTCCTTATGCAAATAAAAAGGCGAAAGGAAACTGATATCCTGCAGGTGACCAGACAGATCATGAAGGCGCTCAAGCATCCTATTGTCATCGAAACTGAGGAATACTTTCTTCCCGCCAGCATCGGAGTTTCGATGTATCCGACTGATGGCAACGACGCCGAAACCCTGATCATGAATGCCGATATTGCCATGTACTCTGCCAAGGCGAAGGGAAAGAATCAGGTAGTATATTGCGACGAGGAAATGAAGGAGCAGACAACAAAGAGGCTGCGACTGACAAACAGCCTCTATAGGGCCCTTGATAAAGGCGAATTGTATGTTATGTACCAACCCCAGGTAGACACAAAAACCCGCAAGGTCTGTGGGTTTGAAGCCCTCGTGCGTTGGAACAACCCAGAGTACGGCCTGATTCCTCCCTTGAGTTTCATTCCTCTCGCCGAGCAAACCGGCCTCATCCGCCCCATCGGTTTGTTTGTTCTTGAAGAAGCCTGCAATCAGCTTGTTTCCTTTACGAGTCAGTTTACGGAAAGGCTGACCATGTCGGTCAATCTCTCCCTGATACAACTAAAGGATTCCCGTATTGTAGAGAAAATCCAGGAAATACTGGTTCGCACGGATGTTGATGTCTCTTGCGTGCAAATAGAGATTACCGAGAGTGCCAACTTCTTGGACGAACCGATTCTGCTGCAGCGCCTGATTGAATTGAAAGAACTTGGTCTTTCAATAGCCATTGACGACTTTGGAACCGGACACTCGTCCTTCAGTAGACTGAAGACCTATCCCATTGATCAGCTGAAAATCGATATTGAATTCGTACGGGGCATCAGCACCGGCTCAGAGAAGGATATGGCCCTTATCAAGAGCATTATCCAGATAGCAAAGAATCTGGGAATTGAAGCCCTTGCTGAAGGCGTGGAGACCGAGGAGCAACTGCAGTATCTCAGTGAACACGATTGTGACAAGCTGCAGGGTTATTACTTCTCCAAGCCCCTGGAGGTTGAGGCTATTATCCAGAAAAATATGCTGACACCCCGGAACTAG
- a CDS encoding ISL3 family transposase — translation MIDPHIQKLFSLGLGLEEPWRITSLEMVPSEKQPTLLELHIRIDFEEGSSFPCPGFDQGCKVHDTRERTWRHLNFFQYRCYITARVPRIITPDGKVRTVPVPWARSGSGFTLMMEGVILTLVKHMPVRTVAREIGEHDTKLWRLIDYHVGEALKDQDFSDVSAIGVDEYSHKGHNYITVFLSHPDVVTDEAGRRRQAGKARVLFVTEGKDKDAVKRFLERFKEKDGKPGQVKVATSDMIHGYRSVLGESFPEAVVTVDKFHVVKNCSDAVDNTRKREMRSKNAAKTKDLKETRYIWLKNPDNLTDRQRERLGQLLQVEYLDTVQAYSCRLELQDFYETHKAYDEDMVSDFERLAIRFANSAVMEIRKFAQCLTRNAVEILNYFQTLRTNAILEGFNSKISIIKSRARGFRNMRNFMNMIYFVCGELSLPLQPIM, via the coding sequence ATGATCGATCCGCATATTCAGAAACTTTTCAGCCTCGGATTGGGCCTTGAGGAACCTTGGCGCATCACTTCACTGGAGATGGTTCCGTCCGAGAAGCAGCCAACGCTGTTGGAACTCCACATACGGATCGATTTTGAGGAAGGGTCGAGTTTCCCGTGTCCAGGCTTCGACCAGGGCTGCAAGGTCCACGACACACGGGAGAGAACCTGGAGGCATCTTAATTTCTTCCAGTATCGCTGCTACATCACGGCGAGGGTTCCCAGGATCATCACGCCCGACGGCAAGGTGAGGACCGTCCCGGTGCCCTGGGCAAGAAGCGGCAGCGGCTTCACCTTGATGATGGAGGGGGTGATACTCACCCTGGTGAAGCATATGCCGGTCAGGACGGTTGCCCGGGAGATCGGGGAGCACGACACCAAGCTGTGGCGCCTGATCGATTACCATGTGGGGGAGGCCCTCAAGGACCAGGACTTCTCGGATGTCAGTGCGATAGGGGTGGACGAGTACAGCCACAAGGGTCACAACTACATCACGGTATTCCTCTCCCATCCCGATGTCGTCACCGATGAGGCTGGAAGGCGCAGGCAGGCGGGGAAAGCGAGGGTACTCTTTGTGACGGAAGGAAAAGACAAGGATGCCGTGAAACGTTTTCTTGAGCGTTTCAAGGAGAAGGACGGAAAACCCGGGCAGGTGAAGGTTGCCACCAGCGACATGATCCACGGCTACCGCAGCGTCCTGGGGGAGAGCTTTCCCGAGGCCGTCGTCACCGTGGACAAGTTCCATGTGGTCAAGAATTGTTCGGATGCGGTGGACAATACCAGGAAACGGGAAATGCGCAGCAAGAACGCCGCAAAGACAAAGGACCTGAAAGAGACGCGGTACATCTGGCTGAAGAACCCCGACAACCTCACCGACAGGCAGCGGGAGCGGCTCGGCCAACTGCTCCAGGTCGAATATCTGGATACGGTCCAGGCCTACAGCTGCCGTCTTGAGCTGCAGGATTTCTATGAGACCCACAAGGCCTATGACGAGGACATGGTGTCTGACTTTGAGCGGCTGGCCATCAGATTCGCCAACTCGGCGGTCATGGAAATCCGCAAGTTTGCACAGTGCCTGACCAGGAATGCGGTGGAGATTCTCAACTACTTCCAGACCCTGAGGACCAATGCAATCCTGGAGGGGTTCAACTCGAAGATAAGCATCATCAAGAGCCGTGCGAGAGGCTTCAGGAACATGAGGAACTTCATGAATATGATCTACTTCGTCTGTGGAGAATTGTCCCTTCCCCTGCAGCCAATCATGTAG
- a CDS encoding class I SAM-dependent methyltransferase, producing MDYYDKHADSYISTTVSVDMSMQYSMFLPYLVEGSSILDAGCGSGRDSLEFLKRGYSVEAFDNSIAMVEHARNLTGLDVRRLSFQEMDYEGAFDGIWACASLLHVPNTELPSVFVLLHRALKPQGLLYCSFKDREADFSQEGRSFSCFTSDGFKSLLSELSLFELIELKNSQDMRVGREDERWLNLLLRKK from the coding sequence ATGGACTACTATGACAAGCATGCTGATAGCTATATCAGTACTACCGTCTCGGTGGATATGAGCATGCAATACTCGATGTTTCTTCCCTATCTTGTAGAAGGTTCCTCCATTTTGGATGCCGGCTGCGGGAGCGGGCGTGACAGTCTTGAGTTTCTGAAGAGAGGGTACTCGGTTGAAGCCTTCGACAATAGTATTGCGATGGTTGAGCATGCACGAAACCTCACCGGTTTGGATGTTCGACGGCTCTCCTTTCAAGAAATGGACTATGAAGGAGCCTTCGATGGTATTTGGGCTTGTGCTTCGCTCTTGCATGTACCCAATACTGAGTTACCTTCTGTGTTTGTCCTTCTGCACCGGGCTCTTAAACCGCAGGGCTTGCTTTACTGTTCCTTCAAGGACCGTGAAGCTGACTTCTCCCAAGAAGGAAGAAGTTTTTCCTGTTTTACGTCTGATGGCTTCAAATCTCTTCTTTCTGAGCTCTCCCTCTTTGAGCTTATTGAGCTTAAAAACTCCCAGGATATGAGAGTGGGAAGGGAAGATGAAAGGTGGTTGAATCTACTTTTACGTAAGAAATAA
- the tkt gene encoding transketolase, which yields MKTNQLADAIRILSMDGVQKANSGHPGAPMGMADIAEVLWRKIMAHNPKNPQWANRDRFVLSNGHASMLLYSLLHLSGYDLGLDDLKQFRQLHSRTAGHPEYKLTPGVETTTGPLGQGLANAVGMALAEKMLAAQFNKEGFPVVNHYTYTFLGDGCLMEGISHEAASLAGTWKLGKLIAIYDNNGISIDGEVKGWLTDDTAKRFEAYGWQVFKDINGHDSDAIQKVISAARYETSKPTLIMCKTTIGYGSPNKGGKESCHGAPLGSDEVTLARKQLGWEYDEPFFVPEEIYKAWDQTERGGKLEHKWNDLFASYEKAYPAEAAELKRRLNGQFPADWEASFDAVVKQWQADKVKVASRKASQMTLDVLGKLFPELTGGSADLSPSNLTQWKGVQDFDVTTGKGTYLRFGVREFGMTAVLNGMALHGGFLTYGATFLMFMEYARNALRMSALMGLRNVMVFTHDSIGLGEDGPTHQPVEQIASLRMTPNMTTWRPCDAVETACAWKSAVKRTDGPTALLLSRQNLAPQERTETQLAQISKGAYTLYESAAKPQVILIGTGSEVSLALEAGKKLASEGKAVRVVSMPSPEVFERQDAAYKEAVLPASVKARVAVEAAWTDFWYKYVGLDGKVIGMHSFGESGPAEKLYEFFGITAVKVYEAAASLL from the coding sequence ATGAAAACGAATCAACTTGCAGATGCAATCCGTATATTAAGTATGGATGGTGTGCAGAAAGCAAACTCTGGACACCCCGGAGCCCCAATGGGAATGGCCGATATCGCCGAGGTTCTGTGGCGCAAAATTATGGCACACAACCCCAAGAATCCTCAGTGGGCTAACCGTGACCGCTTTGTCCTTTCCAATGGTCACGCTTCCATGTTGCTCTATTCTCTGCTTCATTTGAGCGGCTATGACTTGGGTTTGGATGACCTGAAGCAGTTCAGACAGCTTCACAGCCGAACAGCCGGTCACCCTGAATATAAACTGACTCCGGGTGTTGAGACCACTACCGGACCCCTTGGACAGGGCCTTGCCAATGCTGTTGGTATGGCTTTGGCAGAAAAAATGCTTGCTGCCCAGTTCAACAAAGAAGGCTTTCCTGTTGTAAACCACTATACCTACACCTTCCTTGGTGACGGATGTCTTATGGAAGGTATCAGCCATGAGGCTGCTTCCCTTGCTGGAACCTGGAAGCTTGGAAAGCTTATTGCTATCTACGACAACAATGGCATCTCCATCGATGGCGAAGTAAAAGGTTGGTTGACCGACGACACTGCCAAGCGCTTTGAAGCATACGGATGGCAGGTGTTCAAAGACATCAACGGTCATGACTCCGATGCAATCCAGAAAGTTATTTCTGCTGCCAGATATGAGACCTCCAAGCCCACGCTGATCATGTGCAAGACCACCATCGGCTACGGCTCCCCCAACAAGGGTGGAAAGGAATCGTGTCACGGTGCACCCCTTGGCTCCGATGAAGTTACTCTTGCCCGCAAGCAGCTCGGCTGGGAATACGACGAGCCGTTCTTCGTTCCCGAGGAAATCTACAAGGCATGGGATCAGACAGAACGGGGTGGTAAGCTTGAGCACAAGTGGAACGATCTCTTTGCTTCCTACGAGAAGGCTTATCCTGCTGAAGCTGCTGAACTGAAGAGAAGACTCAATGGTCAGTTCCCTGCCGATTGGGAAGCTTCTTTCGACGCAGTGGTGAAGCAGTGGCAAGCTGATAAAGTAAAGGTAGCAAGCCGCAAGGCAAGCCAAATGACCTTGGATGTATTGGGCAAGTTGTTTCCCGAGCTCACCGGCGGTTCGGCTGACCTCTCTCCCTCCAACCTTACCCAGTGGAAGGGTGTACAGGACTTTGATGTAACAACCGGCAAAGGCACATACCTGCGCTTTGGTGTTCGTGAGTTTGGTATGACTGCCGTTCTCAACGGCATGGCCCTTCACGGTGGCTTCCTTACCTACGGTGCAACCTTCTTGATGTTCATGGAATATGCCCGCAATGCGCTTCGCATGTCCGCTCTCATGGGACTGCGCAACGTCATGGTATTCACCCATGATTCCATCGGCCTGGGCGAGGATGGTCCCACCCACCAGCCGGTCGAACAGATTGCAAGTCTGCGCATGACTCCGAACATGACTACCTGGAGACCCTGTGATGCCGTTGAGACCGCCTGCGCTTGGAAGAGTGCAGTCAAGCGGACCGATGGCCCGACAGCCCTGTTGCTCAGCCGCCAGAATCTGGCTCCGCAGGAGAGAACGGAAACCCAGCTCGCTCAGATTTCCAAGGGAGCTTATACTCTCTATGAGTCTGCAGCAAAGCCGCAGGTGATTCTCATCGGAACCGGTAGTGAAGTATCACTCGCCCTGGAAGCAGGCAAGAAACTTGCTTCCGAAGGCAAAGCTGTTCGTGTAGTCTCCATGCCCTCTCCTGAAGTCTTTGAGAGGCAGGATGCAGCCTACAAGGAAGCCGTACTTCCAGCTTCTGTGAAAGCACGCGTTGCAGTCGAAGCTGCCTGGACTGATTTCTGGTACAAGTATGTCGGTCTTGATGGCAAGGTCATCGGTATGCACAGCTTTGGTGAGTCCGGTCCTGCTGAGAAGCTCTATGAGTTCTTCGGCATTACCGCTGTTAAGGTGTACGAAGCTGCAGCATCACTGCTGTAG